In Chitinophaga sp. HK235, a single window of DNA contains:
- a CDS encoding 5-carboxymethyl-2-hydroxymuconate Delta-isomerase produces the protein MPHFVIECSQNILEQQPADVIMDTVYDAAETTGLFAENDIKVRLKSYEHYRLGKGKHSFLHIFGSIMEGRTTEQKAHLSNVIIQKLTSLFPDISFLSINISEFELATYSNRSLINPLNTGRDRHF, from the coding sequence ATGCCTCACTTTGTAATAGAATGTTCTCAGAATATACTGGAACAGCAGCCAGCTGATGTTATTATGGATACCGTTTATGATGCAGCAGAAACAACAGGATTGTTTGCGGAGAATGATATCAAGGTGCGATTGAAGAGTTATGAGCATTACCGGTTAGGGAAAGGTAAACATAGTTTTCTGCATATTTTTGGCAGTATTATGGAAGGGCGGACCACAGAACAAAAGGCACATCTTTCCAATGTGATTATACAAAAACTAACATCGTTATTTCCGGATATTTCCTTTCTGTCAATCAACATCAGTGAATTTGAGTTGGCCACTTATTCCAACAGATCGCTGATTAATCCCCTCAATACCGGAAGGGACCGGCATTTTTAA
- a CDS encoding SusD/RagB family nutrient-binding outer membrane lipoprotein produces the protein MRIIKMFVLIGGLVFINTGCKKFLDINDDPNNPLSVKEVQLLPGIEAATSSLVVGGTSTNITAYWMQQLSLNQQAPNLESYLINGTDVNNTWNYELYTSVFANLNIMTSQAVNAKHNRYAAIGKTLFAYNLAIASDLWNNIPYSEGFRIPEVMKPKYDSQENVYRTIQQMLDSALYYINQPAGVAVPGGDDFIYKGDMTQWKKLIYTLKARYYLRLSKAPGRTAALQADSALTALQNGFGNNDDNAFVPYPGTGNGSNPWFYNFSAASGGVVLGQSFVDSLKSRNDPRLPIIAKKNADGVYVGRKVGDKPAGNASAYSGVNSFYGGAAAKLYLATYSEALFIKAEATLIKQGAAAAQPVYQTAIAAHMSLLGVAADAQQAYIASRPALTDANAVQQIISEKYIADFLSPEVYNDWRRTGFPQLIPYVGTGVNGIPRRWPYPATELLTNPQPDQKATVNDRVWWDTSN, from the coding sequence ATGAGAATTATAAAAATGTTCGTCCTCATTGGTGGCCTGGTGTTTATCAATACTGGCTGCAAAAAATTCCTCGATATCAATGACGACCCTAATAATCCTTTATCGGTAAAAGAAGTGCAGCTGCTGCCAGGTATAGAAGCAGCGACTTCCAGTCTGGTAGTAGGCGGAACTAGTACCAATATTACCGCTTACTGGATGCAACAGCTTTCACTGAATCAACAGGCGCCCAACCTTGAGTCCTATCTGATTAATGGTACAGATGTTAACAATACCTGGAATTACGAGCTTTATACCAGTGTTTTTGCTAATCTGAATATAATGACATCCCAGGCTGTCAATGCAAAACATAACCGCTACGCAGCTATTGGTAAAACATTGTTTGCTTACAACCTGGCCATCGCTTCAGACTTGTGGAATAACATACCTTATTCCGAGGGTTTCCGGATACCGGAGGTGATGAAACCCAAATATGATAGTCAGGAGAATGTCTATCGGACTATTCAGCAGATGTTGGACAGTGCCTTGTATTATATCAACCAGCCAGCCGGTGTAGCGGTTCCCGGCGGAGATGATTTTATCTACAAGGGAGATATGACACAGTGGAAAAAGCTGATTTATACCCTCAAGGCAAGGTATTATCTGCGGCTGTCCAAAGCGCCGGGCCGTACGGCTGCCTTGCAGGCAGATAGTGCATTAACGGCGCTGCAGAATGGTTTTGGAAATAACGACGATAATGCTTTTGTTCCTTATCCCGGAACAGGAAACGGTTCCAATCCCTGGTTTTATAACTTTAGCGCTGCTTCCGGTGGTGTGGTACTGGGTCAGTCTTTTGTAGATTCCCTGAAATCCCGTAACGATCCCAGGTTACCGATCATTGCTAAGAAAAATGCTGATGGCGTATATGTAGGTAGAAAAGTGGGGGACAAGCCCGCTGGTAACGCCAGCGCATACTCTGGGGTGAATAGTTTTTATGGCGGTGCAGCAGCCAAACTGTACCTGGCCACTTATAGCGAAGCATTATTCATCAAGGCAGAGGCCACGCTTATTAAACAGGGTGCAGCTGCCGCCCAGCCAGTGTACCAGACCGCCATCGCAGCGCATATGTCTTTGCTGGGTGTTGCGGCTGATGCTCAACAGGCATATATCGCTTCAAGACCTGCCCTGACAGATGCAAATGCAGTGCAACAGATTATTTCAGAAAAATATATTGCAGATTTCCTGTCACCGGAAGTGTACAACGACTGGCGCCGTACCGGATTCCCCCAGCTGATACCTTATGTAGGTACAGGTGTAAATGGTATTCCGAGAAGATGGCCCTATCCTGCAACCGAATTGCTGACTAACCCTCAGCCGGATCAAAAAGCAACCGTTAATGATCGTGTCTGGTGGGATACTTCTAACTAG
- a CDS encoding TonB-dependent receptor, translating to MSSLLARHSTKIALICLLATGKAYSQDSTKYKRQTDTTSQLGEIIVTASRVAESINDVPSSVTVISRKEVEKQAQINNNLPYILMQKVPGISASEESQNNFAGKLRGRNFLVLIDGVPQSTPLRNGGRDLRTIDVSAIDHVEVINGASSMYGNGAAGGIINYITKKPVKGVPFSSSTYFNNSLNLAKTDGTYGYNISQLFSGEVKKFDYVIQGKMAHSDVVRSADGEVVSPFYGLGETRTYNALVKLGYNINDQHRVEVMGNYYNSIQDSKYIGTPGKFGVSPAIGIPGDTNILGGTPYNKTLNIRYTGTFGKTEASLIAYYDDINSVFEAYNQVFSDHWGTRLNLNTPFSLSRNISLQLIYGFDFLKDHTVQKDMASKLITPDMNMNSIAPYVQSKWVLHHHWILKAGARYENLHFKTGDLTKGNILTQGASNTYNTVVFNAGARFNKLSYLQPFASFSQGFSIGDVGLILRNGVSLNAINVSPVKVNNFEAGISGAWHRLNYELTGYYSSTQKGTTYAETTVPGNYELIQIPQRIYGAEAVLGYKATDWLKLGGLLGYMDGREDTQNNGHYDAKPDNSIISPLKIGANASFSITRRWDLMLQMVNVGSRDVFPKEKYNYGKYPVTGYTLFDLFTSYRLKYVTVNFSVNNLFNANYYPVHSAIRGATSEGRYYVKGSGAVANLGIVVNL from the coding sequence ATGTCATCATTACTTGCACGCCATTCAACCAAAATTGCGCTTATCTGCCTGCTGGCCACCGGCAAGGCTTACAGCCAGGACAGCACCAAATACAAGAGACAGACAGATACCACCAGCCAGCTGGGAGAAATAATTGTCACTGCCAGCAGGGTAGCCGAAAGCATCAATGACGTACCTTCCTCTGTGACTGTTATTTCCAGGAAAGAAGTGGAGAAACAGGCACAAATCAACAATAACCTGCCTTATATCCTGATGCAGAAAGTGCCGGGTATCTCAGCCAGTGAAGAAAGTCAGAATAATTTTGCGGGTAAACTGCGTGGCCGGAATTTTCTGGTGCTGATCGATGGCGTCCCGCAATCCACCCCACTCCGGAACGGAGGCCGCGATCTCAGAACGATAGACGTGAGCGCGATAGACCATGTGGAAGTGATCAACGGTGCGTCTTCCATGTATGGCAACGGTGCTGCCGGCGGTATCATCAACTACATCACCAAAAAACCGGTAAAAGGCGTTCCATTCAGCTCTTCCACCTATTTCAACAATAGCCTGAACCTCGCTAAAACAGATGGCACCTATGGTTATAATATTTCACAGTTATTCAGTGGGGAAGTAAAGAAGTTCGATTATGTGATCCAGGGTAAGATGGCCCATAGCGACGTGGTAAGATCTGCCGACGGAGAAGTAGTAAGCCCCTTTTACGGCCTTGGCGAAACCCGGACCTACAATGCCCTGGTCAAACTTGGATACAACATCAACGACCAGCACAGAGTAGAAGTAATGGGCAACTACTATAACAGCATTCAGGATAGTAAGTATATCGGTACCCCAGGTAAATTCGGGGTTTCTCCCGCCATTGGTATTCCCGGGGATACCAATATCCTGGGTGGTACACCCTACAACAAAACCCTTAACATCAGATACACCGGCACTTTCGGGAAAACAGAAGCCAGCCTGATTGCCTACTACGACGATATTAATTCCGTATTTGAAGCCTATAACCAGGTATTTTCGGACCACTGGGGCACCAGGCTGAATTTGAATACGCCTTTCTCCTTATCCCGGAACATCAGCCTGCAGCTGATTTATGGTTTTGATTTCCTGAAAGACCATACGGTCCAAAAAGATATGGCCAGCAAACTGATCACCCCGGATATGAATATGAACAGCATTGCGCCTTATGTTCAGTCGAAATGGGTACTTCATCATCACTGGATACTGAAAGCCGGTGCCAGGTATGAGAACCTGCACTTCAAAACCGGCGATCTCACCAAAGGAAACATACTCACACAGGGAGCCAGCAATACCTACAATACCGTTGTATTTAACGCCGGCGCACGATTCAATAAATTATCCTATCTGCAACCCTTTGCCAGCTTTTCACAGGGTTTTTCCATCGGTGATGTAGGGCTGATTCTCCGTAATGGTGTCTCCCTCAATGCTATCAATGTTTCTCCTGTTAAAGTGAATAACTTCGAAGCAGGCATCAGCGGTGCCTGGCACAGATTAAACTATGAATTAACAGGATACTACAGCAGCACCCAAAAGGGCACCACCTATGCTGAAACCACGGTTCCGGGCAACTACGAGCTGATACAGATACCTCAACGGATATACGGAGCAGAAGCCGTGCTGGGTTATAAAGCCACCGACTGGCTTAAACTCGGCGGCCTCCTGGGTTATATGGATGGCAGAGAAGATACCCAAAACAACGGCCACTACGATGCCAAACCTGACAACTCCATCATCTCTCCACTGAAAATAGGTGCCAACGCCAGCTTCAGCATCACCCGCCGCTGGGACCTGATGCTCCAGATGGTGAATGTCGGCTCCAGAGATGTGTTTCCAAAAGAAAAATACAATTACGGAAAGTATCCTGTAACAGGATATACCTTGTTCGATCTGTTTACTTCTTACAGGTTGAAATATGTTACAGTCAACTTCTCCGTCAACAATCTCTTTAACGCCAACTACTACCCTGTCCACTCCGCCATACGCGGTGCTACTTCCGAGGGCAGGTATTATGTGAAAGGCAGCGGAGCGGTAGCCAATCTTGGTATAGTGGTCAATCTGTAA